One Prolixibacteraceae bacterium DNA segment encodes these proteins:
- a CDS encoding tetratricopeptide repeat protein, with translation MKAIFKRTLMLLLAVTISGAAALAQKKISGVVYKDGKPAAGVEVSAHKSKDTFYTSFDGKYELTISSKTKYIRFAFPEKEEKLDIQGKDGNVFNYNFGGKPFVAPKANGGAIDLRSHSELIQAKVSDYMRQYNLFFDFYKQKDYQSALKPWGVLYKKYPKSSENIYIKGMKMNDQFINLSSTKVEKKELIEKEMAIYDQRAKYFGKKGFIEGRKALTYLQHMYNPQEMTDSQLKEVGKKGYNMLDSAIKEAGNDTKGAVLLLYMKVSADLFRIGELSKEQILTNYDKVSTILDANAESEDDSYQLARSQSDKIVVRSGALDCESIVAIYQPKFDANPDDVVMLKKMMALFRRQNCTDSELFNDGAEKLYNLDPSAGAAISLGQRYAKKQDAAKAIEFLKKALEMNKTEKIAENDAIANYMLGIVYFQLKNNYATAFKYAKAAIKADPEDGKYYILAGNILGVGAKTYGKDEFEHSMVYWLATDYFAKAKRVDASVAAEAQKKIATYKRYFPIKSELFFHDGMKPGQAVQLGGWINESTKAKIK, from the coding sequence ATGAAAGCAATTTTTAAAAGAACACTAATGCTACTTTTGGCTGTCACGATCAGTGGAGCCGCAGCATTAGCTCAAAAGAAAATCTCAGGAGTCGTTTATAAAGACGGAAAACCTGCAGCAGGAGTAGAAGTGTCTGCACACAAATCGAAAGACACTTTCTATACAAGTTTTGATGGCAAATACGAATTAACTATTTCATCAAAAACTAAATACATTCGTTTTGCTTTCCCTGAAAAAGAAGAGAAACTTGATATTCAAGGCAAAGATGGGAATGTATTTAATTATAATTTCGGTGGAAAACCATTTGTTGCACCAAAAGCAAATGGTGGAGCTATTGACCTAAGATCTCACTCAGAGCTTATTCAGGCAAAAGTTTCAGATTACATGCGTCAGTATAATCTTTTCTTCGATTTTTATAAGCAAAAAGATTATCAGAGTGCATTGAAGCCATGGGGAGTTCTTTACAAAAAGTATCCTAAATCTTCTGAAAACATTTATATCAAAGGGATGAAGATGAACGATCAATTCATCAACCTTTCTTCAACTAAAGTTGAAAAGAAAGAATTGATCGAAAAAGAGATGGCAATCTATGACCAACGTGCAAAGTACTTTGGTAAAAAAGGATTCATCGAAGGTAGAAAAGCTTTAACTTATCTACAACACATGTACAATCCTCAAGAAATGACGGACTCTCAACTAAAAGAAGTTGGTAAAAAAGGGTACAACATGCTTGATTCGGCAATCAAAGAGGCAGGTAACGATACTAAAGGAGCTGTTCTTCTATTGTACATGAAAGTTTCTGCTGACCTTTTCCGTATTGGAGAGCTTAGCAAAGAGCAAATCCTAACAAACTACGATAAAGTGTCAACAATTCTTGACGCTAATGCAGAAAGTGAAGATGATTCTTACCAACTAGCAAGGTCTCAGTCTGACAAAATCGTTGTTAGAAGTGGTGCTTTAGACTGTGAATCAATCGTTGCAATTTATCAACCTAAGTTTGATGCAAATCCAGACGATGTCGTTATGTTGAAAAAGATGATGGCTCTTTTCCGTCGTCAAAACTGTACTGATAGCGAACTGTTTAACGATGGTGCAGAAAAACTTTATAATCTAGACCCATCAGCAGGTGCTGCAATCTCTCTAGGACAACGTTACGCGAAGAAACAAGATGCAGCTAAAGCGATCGAGTTCTTGAAAAAGGCTTTAGAGATGAACAAAACTGAAAAAATTGCAGAAAATGATGCAATTGCAAACTATATGCTAGGTATTGTTTACTTCCAATTAAAGAATAACTACGCAACTGCATTCAAATATGCTAAAGCAGCGATTAAGGCAGATCCAGAGGATGGAAAATATTATATCCTTGCTGGTAATATTCTAGGTGTTGGTGCGAAGACTTATGGTAAAGATGAATTTGAGCACTCAATGGTATATTGGTTGGCTACTGACTATTTTGCAAAAGCGAAAAGAGTAGATGCATCTGTTGCGGCAGAAGCTCAGAAGAAAATCGCTACGTATAAGAGATATTTCCCTATTAAAAGTGAGCTTTTCTTCCACGATGGAATGAAACCAGGACAAGCTGTACAATTAGGTGGTTGGATCAACGAATCAACAAAAGCTAAAATTAAATAG
- a CDS encoding type III pantothenate kinase — translation MSQLIIDIGNTRVKYAVFDLDKIITILSTQNFDLEILTQIIEQYSPSSAIISDVRNNGDQMKETLNKSIRKVILLSEKTDVPIHNSYKTPETLGKDRLAAVVGAWDLFPNKNSLVIDAGTAITYDFIDSNGTYLGGNISPGLQTRYRALHDYTGKLPYLIAESTEDEIGKDTNTAIHNGVGLGLLFEVERYISFFSKKYCDLHIIITGGDAQYFETKLKNSIFVNFNITLIGLNRILRYNDK, via the coding sequence ATGAGTCAACTAATTATAGACATAGGGAATACAAGAGTCAAATATGCCGTTTTTGATTTGGATAAAATCATCACCATATTGAGTACTCAAAACTTTGATCTCGAAATATTAACCCAAATAATTGAGCAATATTCTCCTTCATCTGCAATTATTTCTGATGTTCGAAATAACGGAGATCAAATGAAGGAGACTCTCAACAAAAGTATTCGTAAAGTCATACTTTTGTCAGAAAAAACAGACGTACCTATTCACAATTCATATAAAACGCCGGAAACACTTGGAAAAGATCGTCTTGCAGCAGTAGTTGGAGCTTGGGATCTATTTCCCAATAAAAATTCTCTAGTAATAGATGCAGGTACGGCAATCACATATGATTTTATTGATTCAAATGGCACATATCTAGGAGGGAACATTTCACCTGGACTACAAACTCGGTATAGAGCACTACATGATTATACAGGGAAACTACCCTATCTAATCGCTGAAAGTACTGAAGATGAAATAGGGAAGGACACAAACACCGCAATACATAATGGCGTAGGTCTTGGGTTATTATTCGAAGTAGAAAGATACATCAGTTTCTTTTCCAAAAAATATTGTGATCTTCACATTATTATCACAGGTGGAGACGCACAATACTTTGAAACAAAGCTAAAAAATTCCATATTTGTAAACTTTAATATTACTTTAATAGGACTAAACCGAATCCTCAGATATAATGACAAATAA
- the nadC gene encoding carboxylating nicotinate-nucleotide diphosphorylase, whose protein sequence is MKLHIEEIEHLIDQALNEDLLQGDITTQNIIPKERMATALMHTKESGVIAGLEVAKAVFEKIDSSIIFEKEVEDGAFVEKGKVIVKMTGSYTSLLIGERTALNFLQRMSGIATETKKYADQTVGTKTKILDTRKTLPAYRHLDKYSVFAGGGTNHRMGLYDMVMIKDNHIKMAGSITKAVDQVRAEIPNSIKIEVETTCYKEVQEAVAAEADIIMLDNMDNELTKKCVDFIAKRAKVEASGNMSLDRIKSVAETGVDFISVGAITHSVSALDISMNFTSV, encoded by the coding sequence ATGAAACTACATATAGAAGAGATTGAACATCTTATTGACCAAGCATTAAACGAAGATCTTCTACAAGGAGATATTACGACACAAAATATTATTCCTAAGGAAAGGATGGCTACTGCATTGATGCACACAAAAGAGAGTGGTGTGATTGCAGGATTGGAAGTCGCAAAAGCAGTTTTTGAGAAAATTGATTCTTCTATCATATTTGAGAAAGAGGTGGAGGATGGTGCATTTGTTGAGAAAGGCAAAGTTATTGTAAAGATGACGGGCTCTTATACATCTCTTTTGATTGGAGAACGCACTGCACTGAACTTTCTTCAAAGAATGTCAGGAATTGCAACTGAAACAAAAAAATATGCAGATCAAACAGTTGGAACAAAAACAAAAATTCTAGATACGCGTAAAACACTTCCGGCTTATAGACATCTTGACAAATATTCTGTATTTGCAGGAGGAGGAACGAACCACAGGATGGGATTATATGATATGGTAATGATAAAAGATAATCATATCAAAATGGCTGGGAGTATAACCAAGGCCGTTGACCAGGTACGTGCAGAGATCCCAAACTCTATTAAAATTGAGGTTGAAACAACATGCTACAAAGAGGTTCAGGAAGCAGTAGCTGCTGAGGCAGATATTATCATGTTGGACAATATGGATAATGAGTTAACAAAAAAATGTGTTGACTTTATCGCAAAACGAGCAAAAGTAGAAGCTTCTGGAAATATGTCTTTAGATCGAATCAAATCCGTTGCCGAAACAGGAGTTGACTTTATATCAGTTGGAGCTATTACACACTCTGTTTCTGCCCTTGATATCTCGATGAACTTTACATCTGTATGA